Proteins encoded by one window of Chryseobacterium foetidum:
- a CDS encoding thioredoxin family protein, giving the protein MKNLVTTFFVLIFSLTFAQEEGIKFDQSSFKDLLAKAKKEKKLLFIDAYAVWCGPCKMMDKNVFTQKSVGDYFNKSFISSRIDMEKGEGREIAQKFSVRSYPTYLFLNGDGEMVSQNYGYMEPGLFLSMAQDVNAGNSKGGSLKDRFAKGESSPEFLMNIMKLNSTSDFDFAKKASEKYFAKKKADEPLTKEEAGFLFFFIKSSKDANFKYLVDKKSEIIQFLPEESYNEYKNQVLLADIMETAIDTKNNRVDDAKFMAAAEPLVGKEVASKKLNQIKLSYYEQNANYAEYEKTALEYYKNPDLFDQAETLKAAWIFAEQVKDKTSLKKAAEWAEKSVMRGETAENTYILAKIYFMMGNKNLAKSFAEMSNNLAKQTGKDANLSQELLNQIKN; this is encoded by the coding sequence ATGAAAAACTTAGTTACGACATTCTTCGTTCTCATATTCTCATTAACATTCGCTCAGGAAGAAGGAATTAAATTTGACCAAAGCTCGTTTAAGGATCTTCTTGCCAAAGCCAAAAAAGAAAAAAAGCTTCTATTTATCGATGCTTACGCTGTTTGGTGCGGTCCGTGCAAAATGATGGACAAAAATGTTTTCACCCAAAAATCGGTTGGAGATTATTTTAACAAAAGCTTCATCAGTTCCAGAATTGATATGGAAAAAGGTGAAGGCAGGGAGATTGCCCAAAAATTCTCTGTACGCTCCTATCCTACTTATCTCTTTCTGAATGGCGATGGCGAAATGGTTTCCCAAAACTATGGTTACATGGAACCAGGTCTTTTCCTGTCGATGGCTCAGGATGTAAATGCTGGAAACTCAAAAGGTGGTTCGCTGAAAGACCGTTTTGCAAAAGGCGAAAGCAGTCCCGAGTTTCTGATGAATATTATGAAACTGAATTCCACATCAGATTTTGATTTTGCAAAAAAAGCTTCTGAAAAGTATTTTGCCAAGAAGAAAGCCGATGAACCTTTAACAAAAGAGGAAGCAGGTTTTTTATTTTTCTTCATTAAATCTTCCAAAGATGCCAACTTTAAATATCTGGTGGATAAAAAATCAGAAATCATTCAGTTTTTGCCGGAAGAAAGTTATAATGAATATAAAAATCAGGTTCTGCTTGCTGACATCATGGAAACTGCAATCGATACTAAAAACAACAGAGTTGATGATGCGAAGTTCATGGCTGCCGCAGAGCCTTTGGTTGGAAAGGAAGTTGCTTCTAAAAAACTGAATCAGATCAAACTAAGCTATTACGAGCAAAATGCCAATTATGCAGAATACGAAAAGACAGCTTTGGAATATTATAAAAATCCAGATCTTTTTGATCAGGCTGAAACACTTAAAGCAGCGTGGATTTTTGCAGAGCAAGTAAAAGACAAAACTTCACTGAAAAAAGCTGCAGAATGGGCAGAGAAATCTGTAATGCGTGGCGAAACCGCTGAAAACACTTACATTTTAGCAAAAATATATTTCATGATGGGCAATAAAAATCTTGCTAAAAGTTTTGCTGAAATGTCTAACAATCTGGCAAAACAAACAGGAAAAGATGCTAATCTGTCTCAAGAATTATTAAATCAAATAAAAAATTAA
- a CDS encoding exo-beta-N-acetylmuramidase NamZ family protein, which produces MNLDFKIKDLLLMCLIFLGTFSHSFAQSKDQNSFKTGADQPELYLPMLKDKNIVIVTNQTGLLKDKTHLVDFLVKNNIKIKSIFAPEHGFRGEADAGEKVKNGVDVKTGIAITSLYGPNKKPKPEQLRGVDIVLFDIQDVGVRFYTYISSLTYVMEACAENNVEVIVLDRPNPHDGYVDGPVLKKKWESFVGMHEVPVVYGLTIGEYGQMVNGEKWLKNGVQAKYSLVKMQNYHKKKRYSISDKPSPNLPNDKSINLYPSLCFFEGTQVSVGRGTALPFQIYGSPWTKNLPYQFTPKPTSGAKDPFLNGQLCYGEDLSNYKNDLRELNLEWHLKAYKNYKNPQQDFFLKNLFFDKLAGSDALRKQIIAGKSEKEIKASWQTDLEKFKKIRSKYVLYED; this is translated from the coding sequence ATGAATTTAGATTTCAAAATTAAAGATTTACTTCTTATGTGCCTAATTTTTTTAGGAACATTCAGTCACAGTTTTGCACAAAGCAAAGATCAGAACTCATTCAAAACAGGTGCAGACCAGCCGGAACTGTATCTGCCGATGTTAAAAGACAAAAACATTGTGATAGTGACCAATCAAACCGGTTTACTGAAAGATAAAACCCATCTGGTTGATTTTCTGGTTAAAAATAATATTAAAATTAAATCAATCTTTGCTCCTGAACATGGTTTCAGAGGCGAGGCCGATGCCGGAGAAAAGGTGAAAAACGGTGTGGATGTGAAAACAGGAATTGCCATCACCTCACTTTACGGACCAAACAAAAAGCCCAAACCAGAACAATTGAGAGGTGTTGATATTGTTCTTTTTGATATTCAGGATGTTGGAGTGAGATTTTATACCTATATCTCATCTTTAACTTATGTAATGGAAGCCTGCGCTGAAAATAACGTTGAAGTAATCGTTCTCGACAGACCCAATCCGCACGATGGCTACGTGGACGGTCCGGTTTTGAAAAAGAAATGGGAAAGTTTTGTAGGAATGCACGAAGTTCCTGTAGTATATGGTTTAACGATTGGCGAATACGGTCAAATGGTAAACGGTGAGAAGTGGCTTAAAAATGGGGTTCAGGCAAAATATTCTTTAGTAAAAATGCAGAATTATCACAAGAAAAAGAGATATTCGATTTCAGATAAACCATCTCCAAATTTACCCAACGATAAATCGATCAACCTGTATCCAAGTCTTTGTTTTTTTGAAGGAACTCAGGTTTCTGTGGGACGCGGAACGGCATTGCCTTTCCAAATCTATGGTTCTCCGTGGACAAAAAATCTGCCTTATCAGTTTACTCCCAAACCTACGAGCGGGGCAAAAGATCCTTTCCTAAACGGACAATTATGTTACGGAGAAGATCTTTCAAACTACAAAAATGATTTAAGAGAACTGAATCTTGAATGGCATTTAAAAGCTTATAAAAACTATAAAAATCCGCAGCAGGACTTTTTCCTGAAAAATTTATTTTTTGATAAATTAGCTGGTAGTGACGCATTGAGAAAGCAAATCATTGCAGGAAAATCTGAAAAAGAAATCAAAGCTTCGTGGCAGACTGACCTTGAAAAATTTAAGAAAATCAGATCAAAATATGTTCTTTATGAAGATTAG
- a CDS encoding tetratricopeptide repeat-containing sensor histidine kinase, with translation MILLFLVTIAVGCSKKKKITQNSGKDNQSYAKARECRDSGHKDSAFIYYNSAKREYKKDNDSLGVAQSLINMALIQTDNGDYYGGIESSVEAKKYLADVKKNVVRENMSRNYNTLAVASARLGNYDDALKYYKRTLLYVARDHYSIIYNNIGDSYSEKGEYKKAIDMFLRSLNKPDSITLAKSINNLATAEYKLNPKYNPITEYHKALKIRIKLDDDQGLNSSYSAISNYYAGKNKDSALFYARKMLTSAVRINNPDDQLQALRKIINIDEDNSSLYFKKFVSINDSVNDTRFKAKNQFALIKANMAEAEAENAELELKFSENKNQKIYAQFGILILIILLIIGIVYYFKRKKLQQQEKELEVKKTEIKYSKKVHDVVANGIYQIMTKIENHQDISRNETLDDLEDVYKKSRNISYDSSDDNADENFYEKIRKLVSYFKNEHTQTYLAGNDASLWQNVAPLTRSEIYQILRELLVNMKKHSHADRVILQFKKEENSIEISYSDNGIGIKNKSFFLNGLQNAVSRIENLNGDIIFDTETEKGLKINFSVPIS, from the coding sequence ATGATCCTACTCTTTTTAGTAACTATAGCTGTGGGCTGTAGCAAGAAAAAGAAAATCACTCAAAACTCTGGAAAAGACAATCAAAGCTATGCAAAAGCCCGTGAATGCAGAGATTCAGGACACAAGGATTCTGCTTTTATCTATTACAATTCAGCAAAAAGAGAATATAAAAAAGATAACGACTCATTGGGAGTAGCACAGTCGCTTATAAACATGGCTCTAATTCAGACCGACAACGGTGATTATTATGGAGGAATTGAATCTTCCGTAGAAGCAAAAAAATATTTAGCAGACGTTAAAAAAAATGTGGTAAGAGAAAATATGTCAAGGAATTATAACACTTTAGCAGTAGCTTCCGCAAGATTAGGAAACTATGATGACGCTTTAAAATATTATAAAAGAACACTGCTTTATGTTGCTAGAGATCATTACTCTATAATTTACAATAATATAGGAGATTCTTACAGCGAGAAAGGAGAATATAAGAAAGCTATTGATATGTTCCTTCGCTCTCTGAATAAGCCAGACAGCATAACCTTGGCCAAGTCTATCAATAATCTTGCAACTGCAGAATATAAATTAAATCCAAAATATAATCCCATTACTGAATATCACAAAGCTTTAAAAATAAGAATAAAGCTGGACGACGATCAGGGATTAAATTCCAGCTACTCGGCTATTTCAAATTATTATGCAGGGAAAAACAAAGATTCAGCATTATTTTATGCCCGAAAAATGCTCACCTCTGCTGTGAGAATTAATAACCCGGACGATCAGCTACAGGCTCTCAGAAAGATAATTAATATTGATGAAGATAATTCATCCTTATACTTTAAAAAATTTGTTTCTATTAATGACAGTGTAAATGACACAAGATTTAAAGCAAAAAATCAATTCGCACTTATTAAAGCTAATATGGCGGAAGCTGAAGCCGAAAATGCAGAACTGGAGTTGAAGTTTAGCGAAAACAAAAATCAAAAGATCTATGCTCAGTTTGGAATTTTAATACTGATCATTCTACTTATTATAGGCATTGTTTATTATTTTAAAAGAAAAAAACTTCAGCAGCAGGAAAAAGAACTCGAAGTCAAAAAAACCGAAATCAAGTATTCAAAAAAAGTACACGACGTCGTAGCCAATGGGATTTACCAAATTATGACAAAGATTGAAAATCATCAGGATATCAGCAGAAACGAAACTCTGGATGATCTTGAAGATGTCTATAAAAAATCAAGAAATATTTCTTACGATTCGAGTGATGATAATGCCGACGAAAATTTTTATGAAAAAATCAGAAAATTGGTTTCCTATTTTAAAAATGAACACACTCAAACTTACCTGGCAGGAAATGATGCAAGCTTATGGCAAAATGTAGCCCCACTCACCCGATCAGAAATCTACCAAATCCTGCGCGAACTGCTGGTTAACATGAAAAAACACAGCCACGCAGACCGTGTAATTTTACAATTTAAAAAAGAAGAAAACAGTATAGAAATTTCGTACAGTGACAACGGAATCGGCATCAAAAATAAAAGTTTTTTTTTAAATGGTCTCCAAAATGCGGTTTCACGTATTGAAAATCTAAATGGAGATATTATTTTTGACACCGAAACAGAAAAAGGACTGAAAATAAATTTCTCAGTTCCGATTTCCTAA
- a CDS encoding PLP-dependent cysteine synthase family protein, producing MKYAENILETIGNTPLVKLNRVLGEDFPALVLAKVETFNPGNSVKDRMAVKMIEDAEKDGRLKPGGTIIEGTSGNTGMGLALAAIVKGYKCIFVTNSKQSKEKCDILRAVGAEVIVCPTDVKPTDPRSYYSVSKRLAKETENGWYVNQYDNLSNRTAHYESTAPEIWEQTDGKLTHFLVGAGTGGTITGCGKFFKEKNENIKIIGVDTYGSILKEIHETGEIHLENAYTYITEGIGEDILPENYDMSVIDHFEKVTDKDGAVYARKLAKEEGIFCGYSAGSAMAALVQMKDQFTKDDVIVVLLHDHGSRYVAKIYNDDWMREMGWLD from the coding sequence ATGAAATACGCAGAAAATATACTGGAAACCATTGGAAATACGCCTTTGGTAAAGCTAAACAGAGTTTTAGGAGAAGACTTCCCGGCACTTGTTCTGGCAAAAGTGGAAACATTTAATCCCGGAAATTCTGTAAAAGACAGGATGGCTGTAAAAATGATTGAAGACGCAGAGAAAGACGGAAGACTGAAACCGGGCGGAACCATCATCGAAGGAACATCAGGAAATACAGGAATGGGACTGGCGCTGGCGGCAATCGTGAAAGGTTACAAATGTATTTTTGTTACCAATTCAAAGCAGTCTAAGGAGAAATGTGATATTCTTCGTGCCGTGGGTGCTGAAGTGATCGTTTGCCCTACCGATGTGAAGCCTACGGATCCGCGTTCTTATTATTCAGTTTCAAAAAGACTGGCTAAAGAAACGGAAAATGGGTGGTATGTAAACCAGTACGACAATTTATCAAACCGTACAGCACATTACGAATCTACAGCACCGGAAATCTGGGAACAGACCGACGGAAAACTGACTCACTTTTTGGTGGGAGCAGGAACGGGCGGAACCATCACAGGTTGCGGTAAATTTTTCAAGGAGAAAAACGAAAACATCAAAATCATTGGTGTTGATACTTATGGTTCTATTCTGAAAGAAATTCATGAGACGGGCGAAATTCACCTTGAAAACGCCTACACCTACATCACAGAAGGGATTGGTGAAGATATTCTTCCTGAAAATTACGATATGTCTGTGATTGATCATTTCGAAAAAGTAACCGATAAAGACGGTGCGGTCTATGCGAGAAAACTGGCAAAAGAGGAAGGAATTTTCTGTGGATATTCTGCGGGAAGCGCGATGGCTGCTTTGGTTCAGATGAAAGATCAGTTTACAAAAGATGACGTGATTGTTGTCTTGCTTCACGATCACGGTTCAAGATATGTTGCGAAAATCTACAACGATGACTGGATGCGTGAAATGGGTTGGCTGGACTAA
- a CDS encoding DUF1826 domain-containing protein: protein MKISNSTGKYSKTVSSFSELIDTDFQGSVNSFCWKRELNGDFKEIISKLQLEENITVVTSEDLLKLKLSEHGETAREIILNDLQVLTDFGALPTLNLLKNYERDDEFDFIQTDVYSFHVDRSPVLADTFLCTYYGASSDILPNDQAVQKILIPEIREKLKALHQGSDDDFETFLEENFFDLHYEPKEDSQLINLGQGYLWRLAVDHPEQKVLPCIHRAPVENDGEYRLLLIC from the coding sequence ATGAAAATTTCTAATTCTACAGGTAAATATTCTAAAACCGTTTCATCCTTTTCTGAATTAATTGATACCGATTTTCAGGGATCTGTAAATTCATTTTGCTGGAAACGGGAATTGAATGGTGATTTTAAAGAAATTATTTCAAAACTTCAGCTGGAAGAAAATATTACCGTCGTTACGTCTGAAGATCTTTTAAAACTAAAACTTTCAGAGCATGGTGAAACAGCGAGAGAAATTATTTTAAATGATTTACAGGTGTTAACAGATTTCGGTGCCTTACCGACACTGAATTTACTCAAAAACTATGAGCGTGATGATGAATTTGATTTTATTCAAACCGACGTTTATTCCTTTCATGTAGACCGTTCGCCAGTTTTAGCCGATACTTTTTTATGCACTTATTATGGCGCTTCAAGCGACATTCTGCCAAATGATCAGGCGGTTCAGAAAATTTTAATTCCTGAAATCCGTGAGAAACTGAAAGCATTGCATCAAGGTTCTGATGATGATTTTGAAACTTTTTTAGAAGAGAATTTCTTTGATCTGCATTATGAACCTAAAGAAGATTCCCAACTTATTAATTTAGGACAGGGATATCTTTGGAGACTGGCGGTAGATCATCCGGAACAAAAGGTTTTACCATGCATTCATCGGGCTCCGGTAGAAAATGATGGAGAATACAGGCTTTTACTGATTTGCTGA
- a CDS encoding YcxB family protein: MSDGKKIIIKPKRQDFEEIYFSGNKGSLFLSRDTRGKTFTLIIIALILGILFFFKDDLSKEKFGILYFVSFLFLLTAVFLSVSVNKVSRWKKQVNSYLFKLENCKIYEVIFDQQFFTVNIDGEKETSEWKDFQAFEINEEYIALEGKYSYMFPKKSMSGSDFSVLKKMVESQLS, encoded by the coding sequence ATGAGCGACGGGAAGAAAATCATTATAAAACCTAAAAGACAGGACTTCGAAGAAATTTATTTCAGCGGAAATAAGGGGAGCTTATTTCTCTCCCGTGATACCCGTGGCAAAACTTTCACGCTTATCATTATTGCTTTGATTTTGGGAATTCTTTTCTTTTTTAAAGATGATTTAAGCAAAGAAAAATTTGGAATTCTTTATTTCGTGAGTTTTCTTTTTTTGCTGACGGCGGTTTTTCTTTCTGTAAGCGTCAACAAAGTTTCAAGATGGAAAAAACAGGTGAATTCTTACCTTTTCAAACTCGAAAACTGTAAGATTTATGAAGTGATTTTTGATCAGCAATTTTTCACAGTAAACATAGATGGCGAAAAGGAAACCAGCGAATGGAAAGATTTTCAGGCATTCGAAATCAACGAAGAATATATTGCTTTGGAAGGGAAATACAGCTACATGTTTCCAAAAAAATCGATGAGCGGAAGTGATTTTTCAGTTTTAAAAAAGATGGTAGAATCTCAACTAAGTTAG
- a CDS encoding ABC transporter permease: protein MKFPLYFSRKIAFSKDNKNNLSRVIIVIGRLSVAIGIIVSLITISTGYGSKKAIKERLADFNGHLNVKSTRSNSSYNTSILDNNGLNTTKITEIPSVAGVQKYATVTGIMRTEKDFAGIIFKGVGKDFDSLRFKKFLLEGTAPKVTEKGYYNGVTISQKLAADLHLKLHDSIVTIFSKADQQPIYRNFEVVGIYKTDIKMIDDQMVLGGINHVRKIQDMKPDEIGGLDIFFKNVNDIDKPHPDIEKFIGYKNFIETATEKYPQITDWISIFDVNIALIIVIMLIVVIINIIMVLLILIIERTNSIGLLKTLGATNSQIRATFINYTLIIMVPGLVLGNAIGLTLLLIQRFFGIIKLNPANYYVSTVPVDLDPLAIISISVGILIISGLALIIPSYLISKISPVKAIKYN from the coding sequence TTGAAGTTTCCTTTATATTTCTCAAGAAAAATAGCGTTTTCCAAAGATAATAAAAATAACCTGTCACGGGTGATTATCGTTATCGGAAGACTCTCAGTAGCGATTGGAATTATCGTATCGCTGATCACCATTTCTACGGGATATGGTTCCAAGAAAGCAATTAAAGAGAGACTTGCCGATTTCAACGGGCATCTTAATGTAAAATCTACCCGTTCAAACTCTTCTTACAATACCTCTATACTGGATAATAATGGTTTAAATACTACAAAAATTACAGAAATTCCTTCGGTGGCCGGTGTGCAGAAATATGCGACTGTAACGGGAATTATGCGTACAGAAAAAGATTTTGCAGGTATTATTTTTAAAGGTGTCGGTAAGGATTTCGACAGCCTGAGATTTAAAAAATTTCTGTTGGAAGGTACTGCTCCAAAAGTAACAGAAAAAGGTTATTACAACGGAGTTACTATTTCACAAAAACTTGCCGCCGACCTTCATCTGAAACTTCATGACAGCATTGTCACTATCTTTTCAAAAGCTGATCAGCAGCCCATCTACAGAAACTTCGAAGTGGTTGGGATCTATAAAACCGACATCAAGATGATTGATGATCAAATGGTTTTGGGCGGAATCAATCACGTGAGAAAAATTCAGGATATGAAGCCTGATGAGATCGGTGGACTTGATATTTTCTTTAAAAATGTAAACGACATCGATAAACCTCATCCTGACATCGAAAAATTTATCGGTTATAAAAATTTCATAGAAACAGCAACGGAAAAATATCCGCAAATCACCGACTGGATCAGTATTTTTGATGTCAACATTGCTCTGATTATCGTTATCATGCTCATTGTGGTCATCATCAATATCATTATGGTTCTTTTAATTTTGATTATTGAAAGAACAAATTCCATAGGTTTGCTTAAGACTTTGGGTGCAACCAATTCACAGATCAGAGCTACTTTTATCAATTATACATTAATCATTATGGTTCCCGGATTGGTTTTGGGAAATGCCATCGGACTTACGTTGCTTTTAATTCAACGTTTTTTCGGAATTATTAAACTGAATCCTGCAAACTATTACGTAAGCACAGTTCCGGTGGATCTTGATCCTTTGGCAATTATTTCGATTTCGGTTGGGATTTTAATTATTTCCGGTTTAGCTTTGATAATTCCAAGTTATCTGATCAGTAAAATTTCTCCGGTAAAAGCAATTAAATATAATTAA
- a CDS encoding DUF3575 domain-containing protein: MKNILLAIVTLASVTGLKAQQNDVTATETTSQNENSEKGLRLKANALFLPVGIVNVAGEFQLNKKITLQGDVLVSPWKSFAGHELQYYSASVEGRYYFKQAFDGFYLGANVAASKFTFQKWSYWNDRIYDNTYSNPNNTSTDVFVMSDLYQKGYSILVGVTAGYQFRLSEKWFMDIYGTVGNSQDFYKGYERGTGKRYDGETGFNRSAEIMPYRGGIMIAYKFK; this comes from the coding sequence TTGAAGAATATTTTACTTGCTATCGTTACATTAGCTTCTGTTACAGGATTAAAGGCTCAACAGAATGATGTAACCGCTACAGAAACTACGTCTCAGAATGAAAATTCAGAAAAAGGATTGAGACTGAAGGCCAATGCTCTTTTTTTACCTGTCGGCATCGTTAATGTTGCAGGAGAATTTCAGTTAAATAAAAAAATAACGTTACAGGGCGATGTTTTAGTTTCTCCATGGAAATCTTTTGCCGGACACGAACTGCAGTATTACTCTGCGTCGGTAGAAGGACGATATTATTTTAAACAGGCTTTTGACGGTTTTTATCTGGGGGCAAATGTAGCTGCATCAAAATTTACTTTTCAAAAATGGAGTTACTGGAATGACAGAATTTATGACAATACTTACAGCAATCCAAATAATACGAGCACAGACGTATTTGTGATGTCTGATCTTTATCAAAAAGGTTATTCAATATTAGTTGGGGTTACGGCTGGGTATCAATTCAGACTTTCAGAAAAATGGTTTATGGATATTTACGGAACTGTTGGAAATTCACAGGATTTCTACAAGGGCTACGAAAGAGGCACCGGTAAAAGATATGACGGAGAAACAGGCTTCAACAGAAGTGCTGAAATTATGCCTTACAGAGGAGGAATTATGATTGCATACAAATTCAAATAA
- a CDS encoding response regulator, whose product MFKKILIAEDHEVINLSVQRTVKELEIPTVDQVFYCDDALEKVKKSLREDDPYDLIITDLYYDEDHHPQNLKNGKEMIAAIKEIQPDVKVIFFSAEHKSGVIDSLFTNLKIDGFVRKGRNDAKELKKAIAMVFDGQKYLSLYMKHDLKELNSYEFTSYDITLVSLLSQGVFLKNIPTYLQNNNIKPHSLSSVEKKLTGLREGLKINNNEQLVAFCKDLGLI is encoded by the coding sequence ATGTTTAAAAAAATTTTAATTGCCGAAGATCACGAAGTTATCAATTTATCCGTACAGCGTACTGTGAAAGAACTTGAAATCCCAACTGTTGATCAGGTTTTTTACTGTGACGATGCGCTGGAAAAAGTAAAAAAGAGTCTGCGTGAAGATGATCCGTACGACTTGATAATCACCGACCTTTATTACGACGAAGACCATCATCCTCAAAATCTGAAAAATGGTAAAGAAATGATTGCCGCAATCAAGGAGATTCAGCCGGATGTGAAAGTTATTTTCTTTTCCGCGGAGCATAAATCGGGAGTGATAGATTCGCTTTTCACAAATTTAAAAATTGACGGTTTTGTACGAAAAGGCAGAAATGACGCTAAAGAACTCAAAAAAGCTATAGCAATGGTTTTTGACGGTCAAAAATATCTTTCATTATATATGAAACACGATTTGAAAGAACTTAACAGCTACGAATTTACTTCTTACGATATTACTTTAGTTTCGCTGCTTTCACAAGGGGTTTTCCTGAAAAATATTCCAACCTATCTGCAGAACAACAACATAAAACCTCATAGTCTCAGCAGTGTGGAAAAAAAACTCACAGGTTTACGCGAAGGTCTTAAAATCAATAATAATGAACAGTTGGTGGCTTTCTGTAAAGATTTAGGACTGATTTAA
- a CDS encoding lysophospholipid acyltransferase family protein — MSLISKNDLIKASGLGRLGFLKNPVASAVMSLTKINEVNTLYNKLKDKKDKDFFDSFVKERNLSYIVFEEDLAKVPKTGPFILVSNHPLGAIDGILMCKILSEIRPDFKVMGNFLLEKIQPMEPYVIPVNPFEKRKDAYNSASGMRGTLKHLENGGCVGIFPAGEVSNKNNPYGEILDKEWEVPALKLIKMAKVPVVPMYFHAKNSRMFYQVAKMHPNLQTIMLPSEMMKDREEPIRIRIGRPITVKVMDDSENIEELGEFLRRKVYMMKSYYEKRKSLAQAINLKNLSLKFPLLREENIVQNIIDETPKEDLLKDISKLRGTDKMLFSNGNYEIYFTPYEEIPSVMREIGRQRELTFRAVGEGSNLPFDLDEYDKHYHHLFLWDSAAEKLAGAYRMALGKDVMKKFGIKGFYTSSLFEFEQDIHPFFKKVIEMGRAYICEEYQQKPLPLFLLWRGIVHVCLRNPDHKFLMGGVSISNKFSEFSKSLMIEFMRSNYYDSAVAQYITPRNEFKVKLKDRDKHLFLDEMESDLNKLDKIIDDLEPELRMPVLIKKYIKQNAKVIAFNVDPNFNDAIDGLMYIRISDLPESTIKPVLEEMSEQIRREQENNQTENQ, encoded by the coding sequence ATGAGTTTAATTTCGAAAAACGATCTTATTAAAGCTTCCGGACTTGGGCGGCTGGGTTTTCTCAAAAATCCCGTTGCGTCTGCCGTTATGAGTCTTACCAAAATAAATGAAGTCAACACTCTTTATAATAAGCTCAAAGATAAAAAAGATAAAGATTTTTTCGATTCTTTCGTTAAGGAGAGAAATTTAAGCTACATTGTTTTCGAAGAAGATCTCGCCAAAGTACCTAAAACAGGACCTTTCATATTGGTTTCCAATCATCCGCTGGGTGCAATTGACGGTATTTTAATGTGCAAAATTCTGTCGGAAATACGTCCGGATTTTAAAGTAATGGGAAATTTCCTTCTGGAAAAGATTCAGCCCATGGAGCCTTATGTAATTCCTGTAAATCCTTTTGAGAAAAGAAAAGATGCCTACAACAGCGCATCCGGAATGCGCGGAACACTGAAACATCTTGAAAACGGAGGCTGCGTGGGAATTTTTCCTGCAGGCGAAGTTTCAAACAAAAACAATCCTTACGGAGAAATTCTGGATAAAGAATGGGAGGTGCCGGCACTGAAGCTGATCAAAATGGCTAAAGTACCTGTGGTTCCGATGTATTTTCATGCTAAAAACAGCAGAATGTTTTACCAGGTTGCAAAAATGCATCCTAACCTTCAGACCATCATGCTTCCATCTGAAATGATGAAAGATCGGGAAGAACCCATCAGAATCAGAATTGGCAGACCTATCACGGTGAAGGTGATGGATGACAGCGAAAACATCGAGGAACTGGGGGAATTTCTGAGACGGAAAGTCTACATGATGAAGTCTTATTATGAAAAAAGAAAATCGCTTGCACAGGCCATTAATCTTAAAAATTTATCGTTAAAATTTCCTCTTTTAAGAGAAGAAAATATCGTACAGAATATCATTGATGAAACTCCGAAAGAAGATTTGCTGAAAGATATTTCCAAACTCAGGGGAACAGATAAGATGCTTTTCAGCAATGGAAATTATGAAATTTATTTCACGCCTTACGAAGAGATTCCGTCTGTGATGAGAGAGATCGGCAGACAGCGGGAACTCACTTTCCGTGCTGTTGGTGAAGGAAGCAACCTGCCTTTTGACCTTGATGAATATGATAAACATTATCATCATCTTTTTCTGTGGGACAGCGCCGCCGAAAAACTTGCAGGAGCTTACAGAATGGCTCTAGGCAAGGATGTGATGAAAAAATTCGGAATTAAAGGATTTTACACAAGTTCTTTATTTGAATTTGAACAGGACATACATCCCTTTTTCAAAAAAGTAATTGAAATGGGACGTGCTTACATTTGCGAAGAATATCAGCAGAAACCGCTTCCTCTTTTCCTTTTGTGGCGCGGAATTGTGCATGTCTGCCTGAGAAATCCTGATCATAAATTCCTCATGGGCGGCGTAAGTATTTCGAATAAATTTTCAGAATTCTCCAAGTCGTTAATGATTGAATTTATGCGTTCAAATTATTATGATTCCGCTGTAGCTCAATACATTACGCCAAGAAATGAATTTAAAGTAAAACTGAAAGACCGCGACAAACATCTGTTTCTGGATGAAATGGAATCTGATTTAAACAAACTCGACAAAATCATTGATGACCTTGAGCCTGAATTGAGAATGCCCGTTTTAATTAAAAAATACATCAAACAGAACGCAAAAGTGATTGCCTTCAATGTTGATCCTAATTTTAATGATGCGATTGACGGCCTAATGTACATCCGAATCAGCGACCTTCCGGAAAGCACGATAAAACCTGTATTGGAAGAGATGAGCGAGCAAATAAGACGCGAGCAGGAAAATAATCAAACTGAAAATCAATAG